The Anticarsia gemmatalis isolate Benzon Research Colony breed Stoneville strain chromosome 12, ilAntGemm2 primary, whole genome shotgun sequence genome segment AGATAACGCCTTCGAGCCCACCAGACCTAAGGATTTACAAGACAAATGTTACACCAAACGTGAATATTATTATCGTAATCGTAATAGCCACTAGGCTATTACAATAACTATATCGGAATCGATTTCGATGAGTTGTTACAAATCTATCTCTAAGTTTGTCCCTATTTCAATAAGcactatttttttaagaaaagataATATGGGTCTGCTAGGCAGTGGATATCAAAGCCAGAGTTACCATAGAAGAGGTACAACAGACAATCATCAGTAAGGGCAGTCTTTTTCTTGCATAGGCCCCCTTAAAAAACCCCCTTTCCCCTTTAATTCTAAATCTGCCCCCAGAAGTACCCCACCAGCACAACAGAGCTAAGACAGTAATgcacttaaaaaataacatgtaaagaAATTTTACCCTTGAATATGCTGAACATGCCCCCACTCTTCTTGGGGCTGGGGGTCGCGTTGTACTCCTCTTCCTCCTCGCTGCTACTCTCCTCGGACTCCACCTCCAAGTCACGGATAGCGCCGGCCATTTTACCCACCAACTGtattacaataacatttatttacattgataATGTAACATGAAACACCCCCTAATTTGTAGTCTTAAACTTAAGTGaaattttaaactgaaataatgtttttaacgtttttatgtTATCAACAAAAGTCACCTCAAAATTGTCAGTTGAAAAGAGACTAGACACCAAAGTTAGCAAACCTTTTAAAAAGCAGTGTGCATGTAGCTGAAATGATTCTTTTGAAACCAAAAGCAAAAGATGGTGTGTCATGTAGACTacattacaaaagtaaaatacgGCTAAGTTCCGTGACATGTGTACActcagtattttaataataaacttggCCGTTTCCAACAAGCTATTGAGGTCtattctaaaattttataaagtataCCTCAGTATCAGGTGTGACATTATTGTCAGCGTCTCCAGGCTTGTCCGTGCTGAAGTCCAGCGAGGGCAGGTCTCGGGAGCCACCGCCCAGCTCCCAGACGCGAGGTTGTTTCACACGGTCCACTACCTTGGGACTCTTAGGTGATTTCCTGACAACAAAACAGAGAAATTACAGTTAGTTTGTTTCTATCTATAGATATAGTTTAACTACAGCCTTGAAGAAAGACTTAACAGGGtagaaaatgatttaaaaatggACTTTTAGGTGATTTCTTGTACagcaaaataatgaaatagtaaattagttttaatttttttaacttaatctGTGTAATAAGATTTCCCATAGCAAAAATAATTCTGAGGCTATAAAGCAATGGAAAACTATCAGCGTATCAGTATAcctaattacattaaaattgaaactattgttatttagttttgcctcaaaatgtatttatatccATTTGTGCAAACTTTCACATTTGTCACCAGTACAATAGTGCAAATCATTTTGTCTCTGCATTACCtcaaggtagactggtagagaATGGTTTTGCCATAAAGACAGTCTCTACACAGTTGTGTATAAAggttattaatatgtatttaaggaAGTTTTCAACAGATGTGTTCTACATTTATTACTGTTCCAGAAAGCATTGATGCAATATGGTTGACAGTGGAAATTACTACAATAATAGgcaatttatgtatgtaattgttgTCATGGCCTGTCTGGTATTTTCATTGACATAAATAACaggaaaatttattaatattccaTTTGTACAGGTTAAcaataaataaggtatcctaacatttaatgaaaattaaattgtgtttaagACCTGTAATGAcctgttgcattataatattacagctACCCTTTGTTGCTGTCGTCAGAGGTCTAAATCAGTTTGGGACATCCTATCTTTCTGCTTATGAGGGCATGTATTACTCATAAagcattaataattaaaatgctgAGAATTTAgctaattaagaaaataattcaatagtGAACCTTATTCAGAGattactttcaaataattttgttagacGTATGAGTGATCAGCCcaaaactagatgggaaactgtagtgcagaaagacatgagtgagagtgaggtttccgaagacaatgtccaggacagagcACTACCATATGgaattcatagcatggaagagagagagatgTATATGAGAGATCACTTACTTAGGTTCCTTCTTGCCTTTGGAGGCAAGTTTCTGAGCGAGCTTGGCTCTGTTGGCGGCAATGACGTCATCCTCCGGCTCGGGAGACTCCTCCACCTTGCCATTGGTCAGACTCTTGTTCTCAactatttttactgaaaattttaatcacaggttttataaaaaatacaataatacaataattacagTCAAACACAAGTCATTCCCTCTGTTGAGCAAGGGTTTTCTCTCAAATGTTGGTAGCGTTAGAagtatcattaatttattttttatagaattttatgaTATATGAGTTCAAGGAATGTTTTCCTTGAGCTCATAACTAAAATTCTATCAATTAAAAGTTGCTAAATGTGTGCAATGTGCTTGTTAGTTTAAATATTAGTagagtaattatttttacctgATTTCTTAACATAAGTAAATGATAGAATTTTAGcagttaatttaaaaagcaaGTTTATGACTTGCTTATTAGTCTTAACATAAatagattaatttataattgcttgttagttttaatattagtagagtaattatttttacctgATTTCTTTCCTTTCTCTTCTCCCTTGCGCTCAATCATAGAAGCAACAGTCTTTTTAGACTTCTGTGAGTCTTCAAATGTTCTCATTTGTTTTGGAATCTTAGCTTGCGACTTagctgtaacaaaaaaaattatgaaccaTGATGATTTGATACCAGACAAAGGTTTAGTTACTCATCATCAtggcctagcctttcttccaaactatgttggagttggcttccagtctcacgaTGAATATCAGCTGaatttcagtattttacatggaaccaCTGCGTATCTAATCGTTACTTACTAAATCGCTAATGTAGTAACTAAACCTAAACAAAGGTTTTGTtactacataaattaaatttagatGATTCACAACTTCATCCTATGACATTTATTCAGcacctttataattttttaactgTAAACAATTACTGTGTAACTGTGAAATTAATCCTGATATTTAGATTGAATGTAAGATTTATTATAGGACTTCTGTGAGTCTTCAAATGTTCTCATTAATTTTGGAATCTTATCTTGTGACTTACTTGTAAcagaaaaaattataaaaaaatattagttattattagttttatcattataaaatcTACATACCCCAGTTCTCACACTTCCTCAGGACCTCATCAAATGCGGTCTTGAAGTCGAAATCCATGATATGCCGACCTCCTTGCAGCTCATTCTTGTACTTATCCCTAAACTCCAAGTGGACATCATTGAGGAACTTGTCCACATAAGATAACTGCAGAATACGCTGATAGGCAACCACAAACACCAGCTCAAACTCATTGTCGAGTTTATATTGTAGTGTTAAGGAATTATGATTAAAGGTGTTGTTGCCTGACCTctcctgaaaaaaaaaagaatctaTGGTTACAAATTTAGAACATGACTTAATAGTAGTTATTAAAACTAGTCTAATGTCCTAATCAAGTTATGTAAGGTAAACCAGATAACATGGTATTGCACCATAAGTATACTTTTCAGTCATAGAACAGTGGTGGGGTCAAACATGAAGGTAAAAGTAATGCAACATGTATTACAAATGCTGcagatatttatattaatagtaacAAAGGATGTCGCAATTATTCCTTCCATATGTTTAGTTATAAGGTGGGTACAAGATAAAGTTCAAAGGACTACGATAACATTAAAACGCAATAAGAATAAGCCAAGGACATTATTACAAACAACTGAAACACTCCGCCAATTCCGGGTTCGTggcaatttaaaatacaaagtttaacATAATACAAACTGTCCACGTTCTGAATACTTAATAAGATTATACTAGAATACTACAGGGGCTTCCCAACTTGATTACTTACTTGTAAAATTACACTGCGAATTAAAGCGTTAACAGATGGCGAAAAAATATCACTCGTGCTCTGAAAGCACCACAGCACTATACCTCCCTTACTGAAAATGCTGAATAAGtctaacattttgtttaattattgcgttattCGCTGGGAGCGTAACTACACAGATGTTTCGTTCGTACTACGTAGGAATGTGACTGTCTCACTGACAGAAAATTGACAACTCACAAATATCACAGTCCAGCACGTTCAAAAAGTGCAcattggaaaaataaatatcccaTTTTAGATAACTTGAAACTGTCTGTAAtcatcatttaattaaaaacaaataaaactattaacaagtaactatataaaattttaataaaatggttaatcaaaattaattcgTCATCAAAGTAGATTTCTTATTCGAACAAAtcatattttgcttttaataatttgtgtttCAAAACGCCCCATTCCATGTCTATGGTCTAACAACAaaggataaaaaaatgttgctgtaaataaattcttcattaattaaattctacaaATTTATGAACCAAataagaagtattttttgtttgttgttcaaATCTTAAATGTGACAGTATATAAACTTTTGTTGACTTATGTTTGAACAAAAAAGTTAATTGTTTtcctttaatttttatttaaattaaacttcaaCACGGCAACATCAGCTTTGTCTTTAGTTTATGGTATAAAGAAATTTGTCAAATCATCGTATTATTTTGTGCTCGTTTGAGAAATTGCCGATTAATAAGAAAGAAGTGTCTGTAGAAGTTAGTTTTATCAGGTTGTATGGTATATTAACCGTGAAGCAAAATGAATATCACATCAGCGGCGGGGATTATATCCCTGCTCGACGAGCCAATGTCCGAAGTCAAAGAGTTCGCATTGAAGAGGTTGGACAACATAGTCGATGAATTTTGGCCTGAAATATCGGAGTCCATTGAGAAGATTGAGATCCTTCACGAAGATAAAGTGTTTTCACAGCATCAACTAGCCGCCTTGGTGGCGAGTAAGGTATACTATCATTTAGGAGCCTTTGAAGATTCGTTGACGTATGCGTTGGGAGCTGGTGACCTATTCGATGTTAACGCCAGAAATGAGTATGTCGATACGACGATTGCCAAGGCAATTGATTTCTACACCCAGAAGAGGAAGGCTTTGTTCGTTGACAGCTCGGCGGAGGTTATCGATCCCCGTTTGGAGGCGATCGTGAACCGGATGTTCCAGAGATGTCTTGAAGATGGACAATACAGGCAGGCGCTCGGATTGGCGCTGGAGACCCGCCGGATGGACATATTTGAGGAGTCCATCATGAAATCTGATGATGTTGCTGGTAAGTGTCATCatcaatataaaagtttaacaCCAAAACTGCCTAAAATTGATGCAACATCATAATGACTTGATAGAATATAAAGATCATACaagaaaatgtatcaaaaagTCATTAGTCATGATCCTTTGTTGATTGAAATAGAGACCATTGTTTTGTATTCCTCCAACACTgtctaaataaacataaatgttaATAGTAAGAAAgctaaatgtaaacaaaatagaGAAATAAACAACTTACAGGTTTTCTAACTAACTCATGCTCATTGTTTATCAACTTGGTTACATGTTTCATGTTATATGAATGCAAAGAAtgatctatataaaaatattggtgAGGAGCTTTCTTACTATTAAAATTTGGCATATCATGACATATCTTAGAAGCTATTCTATGACTTATTGATTACCATTGTCAGTACCTCAAAGTTCATATAAGAACTAAAGATATATTCcttcattttattgtaaaaagatttttttagagATTATTTCAGAGCTAAATATTGTCATTTACAAGTTTTACCaaacaactaactaaaaagCTCTAAACTATTATGTCAACTAACAAATCATGTCTTTGATTACAGGTATGCTTCAGTATGCCTTCACCGTGGCTATGAGTCTGCTCCAGAACAGGGGCTTCCGTAGCACAGTACTCCGCTCCCTGGTGGGTCTTTACAGAGGTCTCAACATCCCTGACTATGTCAACATGTGCCAGTGTCTCATCTTCCTTGAAGATCCCCTCTCAGTAGCAGAAATCCTTGACAAACTTACACATGGACCCCAAGAATCAGTCCTTATGGCTTATCAGATAGGCTTTGACTTGTATGATTCCGCCACACAACAGTTCCTTGGTAGGGTTCTCCAAGCCCTAAGGAGTACAGCCCCTATTCCTGGTGCATTAGGTGGAAAACCTCAACCACAAGGAGGACCATTCCCAGAAGCTTCCATGGAGGTAGACCAACCTGCTGAGGAGGTTAAAAAGCCAGAGAGAGATATAGAAAGTCTGAATGATGAAGAGAAAGAACACCAGAGGAGAGTGGAAAAGTTAATTTCTATCTTAGGAGGTGATGTGTCTATAGGTTTACAACTACAGTTCCTTATTAGGTCAAACCATGCTGACTTACTTATCCTCAAGAACACCAAGGATGCCATCAGGGTGTCCATTTGTCACACAGCTACTGTCATAGCCAATGCTTTCATGCACTCAGGAACTACCAGTGATCAGTTCTTAAGGGATAACCTGGAATGGCTTGCAAGAGCAACAAACTGGGCTAAATTGACAGTAACAGCCTCTCTAGGTGTCATCCATAGAGGTCATGAGAATGAATCATTAGCTCTTATGCAATCATATTTACCCAAGGAAGCAGGACCATCTTCTGGATATTCTGAGGGTGGTGGACTTTACGCCCTAGGTTTGATTCACGCCAACCACGGTGCTAATATCATTGACTATCTTTTAACTCAACTAAAAGATGCTCAAAATGAAATGGTACGCCATGGAGGCTGCCTTGGCCTTGGTTTGGCTGCCATGGGCACTCACAGGCAAGATGTTTATGAACAACTGAAATTCAACCTCTACCAAGATGATGCTGTGACTGGTGAAGCTGCTGGTATTGCCATGGGAATGGTCATGTTAGGCTCTAGGCATGCGGCTGCTATTGAAGACATGGTTGCTTATGCTCAAGAAACCCAGCACGAGAAAATTCTGAGAGGTTTGGCCGTCGGTATTGCTTTTACCATGTACGGGCGTCTTGAAGAAGCTGATGCTCTGGTTCAACAACTATTGCGTGACAAGGATCCTCTGTTGCGTCGCGCTGGCTGCTACACTATCGCTACTGCTTATTGCGGCACCGGAAACAATGATTCCATCAGAACGCTCCTGCACGTCGCCGTTTCCGATGTCAATGACGATGTACGTCGCGCCGCGGTTACAGCTCTAGGCTTCTTGTTATTCAGGACACCTGAACAATGCCCTTCAGTCGTCTCACTACTGGCTGAATCGTACAATCCTCATGTGCGCTACGGTGCTGCTATGGCTCTAGGTATTGCGTGTGCCGGAACTGGAAACCGCGAAGCTATCGGCCTTTTGGAGCCCATGGTCAAGTTTGACCCTGTCAACTTTGTAAGGCAAGGCGCCTTGATCGCCTCCTCAATGATTCTTATCCAACAAACTGAGGTTTTATGCCCCAAAGTCACATATTTCCGTCAGCTCTACGCACAAGTTATCTCCAACAAACATGAGGATGTGATGGCTAAGTTCGGCGCTATCTTGGCTCAGGGTATCATCGATGCGGGCGGTCGCAACGTCACTGTGTCTCTACAGAACAGGACAGGTCACATGAACATGCTTGCTGTTGTCGGCATGCTGGTATTTACCCAATATTGGTACTGGTTCCCTCTGGCGCATTGCCTCTCTCTAGCTTTCACGCCAACTTGCCTGATTGCACTCAACTCTGATTTAAAGATGCCTCAGTTGGACCTGAAGTCTAACTCAAAACCATCTCTTTACGCATATCCTGCACCACTGGAAGAAAAGAAACGTGAGGAGAGGGAAAGAGTCACCACCGCTGTCCTGAGTATTGCTGCAGCTAAAGCTCGCAGGCGAGCGCATGGAACTGAAGGTTCCGCTAGTAGCATGACATCTTCTTCAACATCCAAGATGGATGTCGACGAAGAAGAAAAGAAGCCTTCCAAGTCCCCGAACCCTAACATTACGGTTCACGGCAAGTCTGATAAGGACGCTGCTGCAGCTGGCCCATCGAAGGAGGTCAAAAAGGAAGAGAAGGAAGGAGCCACTGAAGAGAAAGAAACTAAAGAGAAGAAGGAACCTGAGCCaacatttgaaatattgaaCAACCCTGCCAGAGTGATGAGGCAGCAGTTGAAGAACCTCTCGGTTGTAGACGGATCAGGATACACGCCATTGAAGGACGTGACTATCGGTGGAATTGTGATGTTGAACCACTCTGGTGATGGTGAGCAAGTTCTTGTTGAGCCTGTGGCTGCCTTCGGCCCGAAGACCGAGGAGGAGAAGGAGCCCGAGCCCCCGGAACCTTTCGAGTACTTAGATGATTGATGGTAggctttacattttatttcatcaatttATTAGCTTTAGGACCATAATGAATCGTTTTCAATGTATTAAACATCCAATACTAGATTACAATGTTAAAGTACATGATtactaa includes the following:
- the Rpn2 gene encoding regulatory particle non-ATPase 2, with amino-acid sequence MNITSAAGIISLLDEPMSEVKEFALKRLDNIVDEFWPEISESIEKIEILHEDKVFSQHQLAALVASKVYYHLGAFEDSLTYALGAGDLFDVNARNEYVDTTIAKAIDFYTQKRKALFVDSSAEVIDPRLEAIVNRMFQRCLEDGQYRQALGLALETRRMDIFEESIMKSDDVAGMLQYAFTVAMSLLQNRGFRSTVLRSLVGLYRGLNIPDYVNMCQCLIFLEDPLSVAEILDKLTHGPQESVLMAYQIGFDLYDSATQQFLGRVLQALRSTAPIPGALGGKPQPQGGPFPEASMEVDQPAEEVKKPERDIESLNDEEKEHQRRVEKLISILGGDVSIGLQLQFLIRSNHADLLILKNTKDAIRVSICHTATVIANAFMHSGTTSDQFLRDNLEWLARATNWAKLTVTASLGVIHRGHENESLALMQSYLPKEAGPSSGYSEGGGLYALGLIHANHGANIIDYLLTQLKDAQNEMVRHGGCLGLGLAAMGTHRQDVYEQLKFNLYQDDAVTGEAAGIAMGMVMLGSRHAAAIEDMVAYAQETQHEKILRGLAVGIAFTMYGRLEEADALVQQLLRDKDPLLRRAGCYTIATAYCGTGNNDSIRTLLHVAVSDVNDDVRRAAVTALGFLLFRTPEQCPSVVSLLAESYNPHVRYGAAMALGIACAGTGNREAIGLLEPMVKFDPVNFVRQGALIASSMILIQQTEVLCPKVTYFRQLYAQVISNKHEDVMAKFGAILAQGIIDAGGRNVTVSLQNRTGHMNMLAVVGMLVFTQYWYWFPLAHCLSLAFTPTCLIALNSDLKMPQLDLKSNSKPSLYAYPAPLEEKKREERERVTTAVLSIAAAKARRRAHGTEGSASSMTSSSTSKMDVDEEEKKPSKSPNPNITVHGKSDKDAAAAGPSKEVKKEEKEGATEEKETKEKKEPEPTFEILNNPARVMRQQLKNLSVVDGSGYTPLKDVTIGGIVMLNHSGDGEQVLVEPVAAFGPKTEEEKEPEPPEPFEYLDD
- the SrpRalpha gene encoding signal recognition particle receptor alpha, whose translation is MLDLFSIFSKGGIVLWCFQSTSDIFSPSVNALIRSVILQERSGNNTFNHNSLTLQYKLDNEFELVFVVAYQRILQLSYVDKFLNDVHLEFRDKYKNELQGGRHIMDFDFKTAFDEVLRKCENWAKSQAKIPKQMRTFEDSQKSKKTVASMIERKGEEKGKKSVKIVENKSLTNGKVEESPEPEDDVIAANRAKLAQKLASKGKKEPKKSPKSPKVVDRVKQPRVWELGGGSRDLPSLDFSTDKPGDADNNVTPDTELVGKMAGAIRDLEVESEESSSEEEEEYNATPSPKKSGGMFSIFKGLVGSKALSEETMRPVLDKLRDHLIGKNVAADIANKLCDSVSIKLEGKVLGTFDSVAKTVKATLTESLVQILSPKRRVDILRDCMHAKQEGRPYVMAFCGVNGVGKSTNLAKICFWLIENDMSVLIAACDTFRAGAVEQLRTHTRHLNALHPPTRHAGRNMVHLYEKGYGKDAAGIAMEAIRYASDSKIDVVLIDTAGRMQDNEPLMRALAKLIKVNEPDMVLFVGEALVGNEAVDQLVKFNQALADHSSSTNPHVIDGIVLTKFDTIDDKVGAAISMTYITGQPIVFVGTGQTYTDLKALNANAVVHALMK